A genome region from Pyrenophora tritici-repentis strain M4 chromosome 9, whole genome shotgun sequence includes the following:
- a CDS encoding ComEC, membrane metal-binding protein yields the protein MLVITPTATTTPVFTAASTNIATAAPTLPILAIHSVLAALAIPAAPAVLAAPALANYAPTISALTALTPAAFTLNAPTPTVTALIAATLNALALTAIALATLAILATTTLLPLLLLLFLLLLLLRLLLLRPALATLTPTALTPPHSAILPITASALATSSISTIPVLLAALAFPAVPAVSTALFCPLPPTPPPPAVTAVSAAATAPLVAALTTLATFAFLAALNIFAINPTASVLAAPDTLTISTVLTLSLVLVTCTALNILITTPTTPAPVAASAPAILAAYNILTSTSYLLQLIYTSGYCYCYCYSPTFAILATLTVLTILAVLTILAVLIILAASAVLTILAVLVVLAASAVLTILAVLVVLAASAVLSTLTALTILAVPAVLAIATINLIC from the exons atgctcgttattactcctacggctactactacacctgtgtttactgccgcttctacaaatatcgccactgcggcccctacgcttcctattcttgctatccactccgtccttgctgctctcgccattccagctgctcctgctgtcctcgctgctcctgctctcgctaattacgctcctactatttccgcccttactgctcttactcctgcagcttttactcttaatgcgcctactcctacggttactgctcttattgctgctactcttaatgctctagctctcactgctattgctctcgctactctcgctattcttgctactactact ctcctacccttgctactcctgctattcttactgctcctgctcctacggctcttacttctacgtcctgctcttgctactcttactcctaccgctcttactcctccgcattccgcaatcctccctattactgcttctgctctcgccacttcctctatctctactatccccgtccttcttgctgctctcgctttccccgctgttcccgctgtctctactgctctcttctgccccttacctcctacgcctcctccacctgcggtaactgcggtttcggcggccgctaccgctcctcttgtcgctgctcttactaccctcgctactttcgctttccttgctgctcttaatatcttcgctatcaatcctacggcttctgttctcgctgctcctgatactcttactatctctactgtccttactttgtcccttgtccttgtaacttgcactgctcttaatattcttattactactcctactacccctgcacctgttgccgcttctgcccctgctatccttgctgcttataatatccttacttctacctcttacctcttacagcttatatacacctccggctactgctattgctactgctactctcctactttcgctatcctcgctactcttactgtccttactatcctcgctgttcttactatcctcgctgtcctcattatcctcgctgcttccgctgtccttacaatcctcgctgtcctcgttgtcctcgctgcttccgctgtccttacaatcctcgctgtcctcgttgtcctcgctgcttccgctgtcctttctacccttactgcccttactatcctcgctgttcccgctgtccttgcaatcgctacaattaacttaatatgttaa
- a CDS encoding UBN2 multi-domain protein, with the protein MAVEKEEWKIPQLTAENHDTWFRRNKVKLKGKKVFYVCEKNLVQHCQIAIAGELTEAMEELEIAEADKHTKIRVNIEKRDKYLEDEATAIDLLFRSLTEDDQALIDEYDTAFQFWAYLQKKYTQTDATTANIYMTRIQTFTFNPGNTIVGSWEKLKEYRRKLVAADADTNGAYKDSALLLVLIRSLPKEFKTTIDTLNAQLNLTVEQKLKFLEEKEVRDQQDADEKALPAFRKTEKYVPPYKRRNHKSSPLSSDSESGTKFMVQCFLCDGAHGVRDCPRRERARKLLKEYDAKKSSKPPIKTLKQRNSHKKTGKAYGAEEVNSESDELSETSDSEPEEIETCRLSKDIVGKASPSTWAADTGASSHMSDQPSLFRRMIKIKRRLVRVGGGELYADWKGEAQVVCKDGSSTWLSEVLLVPNLGVNLLSGRRICAAGLKGRFNSHVLCFKLGKEIIIKATMDDGLYVVSHIADGYHETAFLGTEPHTPVKSELKVNEKERYLLYHRRFAHLGPTKIAKLHEVTTLQKKIQVPEKIEICEVCSLTKMKNSIPKQLREHKATKLALVQFDIAGPFPTSLRGNRWFLQIIDSYTRKNWVIPLKKKGDAQRELRIWKTFVEHQTGEKVKAAGTDNAPELLQQAEEWRVTQGVEIQPTTIASSHQNGPAERNIQTAEADMRAMLKDAGLPIEFWDEAVEADAYLRNRTNTGPMINGKQVSPEEAFTGTKPSIDHIRVWGSKCYSYINPKTIPADQRHDKLVDRGRIGVFMGYSETTNKQFKFYSPELGYTSRTSRLSVDEYTPGGKVELRLRNIPAGPQGTQNTMPDRKPRGRPRKDLELSPAERMEPTPTERMEPSPAEPMEPSPTEPMEPSPAEPIEPVSENLMEPSSAELTHEPVKRHRGRPRRLTTIPPTAPSDERVPNLVNEEGPEEPCTQSVREKEIPRYFTRQAKRKRSNEEIVEDERFSKIVKAMLAQVGLTEEQTRLSEKAFAATEIAGIQIPQTHEQAINDPKYGKQWKAAILEEIIALIENRTWEEVPKPKDANMVDSKWVFTVKTNLDGTVERFKARLVARGFTQAHGTDYNETFAPTVRMDTLRLFMATVAAENLECFHFDIKNAFTESHLKEEIFLKQPQGVEVKKGYVLRVLRSLYGLKQAARDWNLLIKKELLAWGFVQSLADPCMFIHKEKQLRILVYVDDIAAAAKDRAQIDWFYEKLSGRFNTKNLGEIHKILGVRVTRDRKRRTIYLDQEQYLHAVLDKFGMSSKQHRDKKIPSADYTSFRPATDNDTRIDITEYQQVIGSLMFAMVLTRPDIAFTLGKLSQYMSDPAEHHGHALKNLLRYLRSTVTLKLRYGPGGVHSQFVIYSDADWASDMVDRKSVSGSTAMFYGGPISWSSKKQRSVATSSCESEYIALSTCCKQGQWIAQMFRDLGFPKYIGKDTNKVQMLGDNQGAIALTKNPHLHERSKHIDVCYHFIRDLAEQGKLDVAYVPTADMVADGMTKPLQRVAFERFKNQLGVVLGPDLP; encoded by the coding sequence atggctgtagagaaggaagaatggaagattccccaacttacagctgaaaaccacgatacttggttccgccgaaacaaggtcaagcttaaggggaagaaagtcttctatgtctgcgagaaaaaCCTGGTACAGCACTGCCAAATAGCAATAGCCGGTGAACTaacggaggctatggaagagttggaaattgctgaagcagacaagcatactaagatccgcgtcaacattgaaaaaagagacaagtacctagaagatgaagccactgcaatcgatctcttgtttcggtcgcttactgaagatgaccaagcccttattgacgaatacgacactgccttccagttctgggcctacctacaaaagaagtacacccaaactgacgccacaaccgccaacatttacatgaccagaattcaaacgttcacattCAATCCTGGGAACACAattgttggatcatgggaaaagctaaaggaataccgacgcaaactcgtagcagcagacgctgacaccaacggagcttacaaggactctgcactactactcgttcttattagatcactcccgaaagaatttaagactacgattgacaccttaaacgcccaacttaaccttacggttgaacagaaacttaagtttctggaagagaaggaggttcgagaccagcaagacgccgacgaaaaagctctcccagcattccggaagacggagaagtatgttccgccttacaagcgccgaaatcacaagagctcaccactatcgtctgactccgaatctggtaCTAAGTTTATggtccaatgcttcctttgtgacggagcccatggcgtacgagactgtccaagacgtgagagagctcgaaagctccttaaggaatacgacgctaagaaatcatctaagcCGCCTATTAAGACACTCAAGCAAAGGAATTCTCACAAAAagactggcaaagcatatggagccgaagaagtcaattcagagtcagatgaattatccgagacctcagactctgaacccgaggaaattgagacatgccgtctctcaaaagacattgtcggtaaggcctctccatctacttgggctgccgacactggcgcctcctcccacatgtctgaccaaccctcattgtttagacgaatgatcaagatcaagcgaagactagttcgggttggagggggagaattatatgcagactggaaaggagaagctcaagtggtgtgtaaagacggatcgtcgacatggttgtcagaagtactgcttgtacctaaccttggagtcaatttgttatcagggagaagaatttgcgcagcaggcctgaagggtcgtttcaattcacacgtactatgcttcaaactaggaaaggagatcattattaaagcaactatggacgacggcctctacgtagtgtcacacattgccgatggataccacgagacagcattcctaggcacggaaccccatacaccagttaagagcgagcttaaggttaatgaaaaggagagatacctgctgtatcacagacgtttcgcacacctaggacctacaaagattgccaaactccacgaagttacaactctccagaagaagattcaagttccagagaagattgaaatctgcgaagtgtgttccctgacaaagatgaagaacagcatccctaagcagctaagagagcacaaggccacgaagctagccttagtacagtttgacattgctggaccctttccaacatctctacgaggaaacaggtggttcctccaaattattgatagctacacgcggaaaaactgggttatcccgctgaagaaaaagggagacgcacaacgggaactccgaatctggaagacctttgtagaacatcaaactggcgagaaagtcaaagctgctggaaccgacaatgcaccagaacttctacagcaagctgaggaatggagagttacacaaggcgtggaaattcagcctacaacaattgcttcctcacaccagaatggaccagccgagcgaaacatccaaactgctgaagctgatatgagagcaatgttgaaagacgctggtttaccaattgagttttgggatgaagctgtcgaagcagacgcatacctacgcaaccgtacaaacacaggacctatgatcaatggaaagcaagtcagtcctgaagaggcattcacaggaacgaaaccatccattgaccacatccgtgtatgggggagcaaatgctattcgtacatcaaccctaaaacgattccagcagaccaacgacatgacaagctcgtggaccgtggcagaattggagtatttatgggatattctgagacaacaaataagcagttcaagttctattcgccagagcttggatacacctcaaggacaagccgattgtcagtggacgaatacacccctggagggaaagttgaactacgactgcgaaacataccagctggaccacaaggaacgcagaatacgatgccagaccgaaaaccaagaggaagacctaggaaggatctAGAATTATCTCCtgccgaacgaatggaaccaactcctaccgaacgaatggaaccatctcctgcagaaccaatggaaccatctcctaccgaaccaatggaaccatctcctgcagaaccaatagaaccagtttccgagaacctaatggaaccatcttcggcagagctaactcatgaaccagtgaagcgtcacagaggaagaccaaggaggctaactactattcctcctactgcaccatctgatgagcgggttcctaatcttgtgaacgaagaggggcccgaagaaccgtgtacccagtctgtacgagaaaaggagattccacgatacttcactagacaagccaaacggaagaggtctaacgaagagattgttgaggacgagagatttagcaagatcgttaaagctatgctagcccaagttggccttacagaagagcaaacacgactatctgagaaggctttcgcagcaaccgagatcgcaggaatccagatcccccagacacacgagcaagctatcaacgacccaaagtatggaaagcaatggaaagcagcaatacttgaagagataatcgcgttaatagagaatcgaacctgggaggaagttccaaagccaaaagacgcgaacatggttgattcaaagtgggtttttacagtcaaaacgaatctcgacgggactgttgagaggtttaaggcacgccttgtggcaagaggttttacgcaagcacacggaacagactacaacgagacttttgccccgacagtccgcatggacaccttacgtctgtttatggccactgtcgcagcggaaaacctggaatgtttccactttgacattaagaatgcattcacagagtcgcacttgaaggaagagatctttcttaagcaaccccaaggagtagaagtcaaaaaaggatacgtccttagagttctccgcagcttatacggactcaaacaggctgctcgcgactggaacttgttgataaagaaagaacttctggcatggggattcgtacaaagcctcgcagacccgtgcatgtttatccacaaagaaaaacaactccgtatcctcgtctacgttgatgacattgctgctgctgcaaaagatcgagctcaaattgattggttctacgagaagctttctggaagattcaacaccaagaacctgggggagattcataagatccttggagtacgagttacgcgagacagaaagcgccgcacaatctacctcgatcaagagcagtacctacacgcagtacttgacaagtttggaatgtctagcaaacaacacagagacaagaagattccatctgcagattacacttcatttaggccagccactgacaacgacacccgaatcgacatcactgaataccagcaagtgatagggagccttatgtttgctatggttcttacacgtccagacattgcattcaccctcggaaagctaagccaatacatgagcgatccagcagaacaccatggccatgcgttgaagaacctgctacgatatctaaggtcgacagtgacattgaagctacgctacggaccagggggagtacactcgcaatttgtcatctactctgatgctgactgggcaagcgacatggtagaccgaaagagcgtttcagggagcactgcaatgttctacggaggtccaatatcatggtctagcaagaagcaacggtctgttgcaacgtcaagctgcgaatctgaatacatcgcactatcaacatgctgcaagcaaggccagtggattgctcaaatgtttagagatcttgggttcccaaagtacattggaaaagacaccaacaaggtccagatgctaggagacaaccagggtgccattgcacttacaaagaaccctcaccttcacgaaagatcaaagcacatcgacgtctgttatcattttatccgagacctagcagaacaaggcaaactcgatgtggcctacgttccaactgcagacatggtggctgatggaatgacaaagccattgcagcgagtcgcattcgagagattcaagaaccaattaggagttgtccttggaccggacctgccctga